In Nymphalis io chromosome 11, ilAglIoxx1.1, whole genome shotgun sequence, one genomic interval encodes:
- the LOC126771741 gene encoding serine/threonine-protein kinase VRK1: MNGKAKKAAQPKKKTNGYKMPAPIPIGEVINDNISKKKWRIGPSIGVGGFGEIYSACEHTSSPKKTSSYPYVVKIEPHENGPLFVEKHFYIRNASKDDIAKFMKARKLSTLGMPSYYGNGSHEFKGEKYRYLVLERYGKDVWSLFKEAGRCFLPATVFQLGLQMLDVLEYIHSKGYVHADIKGANILMGLKKGTENQAYLVDFGLATRVNEKEFKPDPKCAHNGTIEYTSRDAHLGVATMRGDLEILGYNMLQWLVGELPWEKSLKQPKSVQNLKETFMKNIRNEIKQFTNVPEALIKYFEYINSLKPKDNVDYTKCRQLFESYLKSEGIVKTSKMEFKQTKKRKATRVDDKNNSEELNSDEEDETTEKVLKKNTPKQNGDLKLIKRRKKAPTKAVVTEENSENEEPDVVSIEKIPTRSKKRKSVEPAVLVKVKKTKMAPKATPPAKKNHANISTQTSAEKPKVNSRQVSFDSPISEIIGEKKKIRGIKISESPNSSGDIFDDSFTIEEKRTRSKKNLLSDEEVTVKRVVKKKVTVKPKTKSWKNTPAVLNGRSPPK, from the exons ATGAACGGAAAAGCGAAAAAAGCGGCTCAGCCAAAGAAAAAAACTAATGGATATAAAATGCCAGCACCTATCCCTATTGGCGAggttataaatgataatatatctaaaaagaAATGGCGTATCGGCCCTTCGATAGGAGTTGGCGGCTTTGGTGAAATATATTCAGCATGCGAACACACCAGTTCGCCCAAGAAAACCTCTAGTTACCCTTATGTAGTTAAAATA GAACCACATGAAAATGGCCCCCTATTTGTAGAAAAGCATTTCTATATTAGGAATGCTAGCAAAGATGACA tTGCAAAATTCATGAAGGCAAGGAAATTAAGTACACTAGGTATGCCATCATACTATGGGAATGGTTCCCATGAATTCAAAGGTGAAAAATACAGGTATTTAGTTCTAGAGAGGTATGGCAAAGATGTTTGGAGCCTCTTTAAAGAAGCTGGAAGATGTTTTCTGCCAGCTACTGtcttccagttaggattacaaatg CTAGATGTGCTAGAATACATACACAGCAAGGGTTACGTTCATGCAGATATAAAAGGAGCTAACATACTTATGGGTCTCAAGAAGGGAACCGAGAACCAGGCATATCTTGTGGACTTTGGTCTAGCCACAAGGGTCAATGAGAAAGAGTTCAAACCTGACCCTAAATGTGCCCACAATGGAACCATTGAATATACAAGCCGTGATGCACATTTAGGAG TGGCAACTATGCGAGGTGATCTTGAAATACTCGGCTACAACATGCTACAATGGCTGGTGGGAGAACTGCCATGGGAGAAAAGCTTGAAACAACCCAAATCCGTTCAAAACTTAAAGGAGACATTCATGAAAAACAtacgaaatgaaataaaacaattcacTAATGTACCTG aaGCTCTAATCAAATACTTTGAGTACATCAACTCATTGAAACCAAAAGATAATGTAGATTATACAAAGTGTCGGCAGTTGTTTGAAAGTTACCTTAAATCAGAAGGGATTGTAAAGACGAGTAAAATGgaattcaaacaaacaaaaaaacggAAAGCGACCCGAGTGGACGATAAGAATAATAGTGAAGAACTAAACTCTGATGAAGAAGATGAAACAACAGAAAAAGTCCTCAAAAAGAATACACCAAAACAAAACGGggacttaaaattaataaaacgacgCAAAAAAGCACCAACGAAGGCGGTTGTCACAGAAGAAAACTCTGAAAACGAAGAACCAGATGTAGTAAGTATAGAAAAAATCCCAACGAGATCGAAGAAGAGGAAATCGGTAGAACCCGCCGTCCTGGTAAAAGTGAAAAAAACGAAGATGGCGCCAAAAGCAACGCCGCCTGCAAAGAAAAACCACGCAAACATTTCGACACAAACGTCTGCTGaaaaaccaaaagttaattcgAGACAAGTCTCTTTTGATAGTCCCATTTCTGAAATTATaggtgaaaagaaaaaaataagaggAATAAAGATCAGCGAATCTCCGAATTCGAGCGGAGATATATTTGATGATTCGTTTACTATTGAAGAAAAACGGACGAGATcgaaaaaaaacttattgtcAGATGAGGAAGTGACGGTTAAGAGAGTTGTGAAGAAAAAAGTTACCGTAAAACCAAAAACGAAGTCGTGGAAAAACACGCCTGCTGTACTTAATGGACGATCGCCGCCGAAGTAA